A window of the Rhizobium viscosum genome harbors these coding sequences:
- a CDS encoding ArsR/SmtB family transcription factor, with the protein METKLLTVDPMRDVDVVQALGSPTRIEILNLLRQKGPLNVNDIAAQMRLPQSTTATNLKSLEQAGLIQTQTMKATKGNQKVCSSIYDEILIRFDTNGTKASEDVVTVSMPIGLFTEFDVGAPCGLCSVNNVIGMLDVQEVFLDPQRMQAALLWFTRGYVEYKFPNNAKVSGKKIRKVEFSAELSSETPATNANWPSDISIWVNGIKAGHWTSPGDFGDRRGMYSPSWWKLSGSQYGKLKTWTIDETGTWIDGAMVSTQTIASLRIPDHHSIRFRIGIDEKADNPGGMNLFGKGFGDFDQDLVMSIYF; encoded by the coding sequence ATGGAGACGAAACTTCTAACCGTCGATCCGATGCGGGACGTTGACGTCGTCCAGGCTCTTGGCTCTCCGACGCGTATCGAAATCCTCAACCTGCTGCGCCAGAAGGGGCCGCTGAATGTCAACGACATTGCGGCGCAGATGCGCTTGCCGCAATCGACGACGGCAACCAATCTGAAGTCGCTCGAGCAGGCGGGCCTCATCCAGACCCAGACGATGAAGGCAACGAAGGGAAATCAGAAGGTCTGTTCCAGCATCTACGATGAAATCCTGATCCGCTTCGATACCAACGGTACCAAGGCGAGCGAGGATGTGGTGACCGTCAGCATGCCGATCGGTCTCTTCACCGAATTCGACGTGGGGGCGCCTTGCGGCCTCTGTTCGGTCAACAACGTCATCGGCATGCTCGACGTGCAGGAGGTCTTCCTCGATCCGCAGCGCATGCAGGCGGCTTTGCTCTGGTTTACGCGCGGTTATGTCGAATACAAGTTTCCCAACAACGCCAAGGTCTCAGGCAAGAAGATCCGCAAGGTGGAATTCTCGGCCGAACTGAGCTCCGAGACGCCGGCCACGAATGCCAACTGGCCTTCCGACATTTCGATCTGGGTCAACGGCATCAAGGCCGGGCACTGGACCTCGCCCGGCGATTTCGGCGACCGCCGCGGCATGTATTCGCCCTCCTGGTGGAAGCTGTCCGGCTCGCAGTATGGCAAGCTCAAGACGTGGACGATCGACGAGACCGGCACCTGGATCGATGGCGCGATGGTTTCGACCCAGACCATCGCCTCGCTGCGCATACCCGATCACCACTCGATCCGCTTTCGCATCGGCATCGACGAAAAGGCCGACAATCCAGGCGGTATGAACCTCTTCGGCAAGGGGTTTGGTGATTTCGACCAGGATCTGGTCATGTCGATCTATTTCTGA
- a CDS encoding GNAT family N-acetyltransferase: MSISSDRIAWEEVIEAKAFVDMARISPQPFKDSVEFTCMPVGKGCAISLPMAPAVGLNRILALNDRDELNLAFEWMKTKTGRRHVQIRETSASHELRGWILDQGLVENGAWMKLTRPVPSAPLAMEGPVRTRLAGFDDAPIFGRLTCAGFGFPTELEPLWSCLVGKKGWACFIAELEGMAIGTGAMFMEDGYAWLGGGTTLAEYRNRGAQKALINARLNEGLAQGVSHFAVETAEPQEGQPNISYANLTKAGFTPSYIRQNYLLPN; encoded by the coding sequence TTGAGCATTTCAAGCGACAGAATTGCCTGGGAAGAAGTGATCGAGGCCAAGGCTTTCGTTGATATGGCGAGGATCTCGCCCCAACCCTTTAAAGACAGCGTCGAGTTTACCTGCATGCCGGTGGGCAAGGGCTGCGCCATTTCGCTGCCCATGGCTCCTGCCGTCGGGCTCAATCGCATTCTTGCTTTGAATGATCGAGACGAACTCAATCTCGCATTCGAATGGATGAAGACCAAGACAGGCCGGCGGCATGTCCAGATCCGCGAAACCTCTGCCTCCCATGAGCTGCGTGGCTGGATACTGGATCAGGGACTGGTCGAAAACGGTGCCTGGATGAAACTCACGCGGCCTGTCCCATCCGCTCCGCTTGCAATGGAAGGACCTGTGCGGACGCGCTTGGCCGGTTTCGATGATGCGCCGATTTTCGGCAGGCTGACGTGCGCAGGCTTTGGTTTCCCGACGGAGCTTGAGCCGTTGTGGTCATGCCTGGTCGGCAAGAAAGGCTGGGCCTGCTTCATTGCGGAATTGGAGGGAATGGCGATCGGAACCGGGGCGATGTTCATGGAGGACGGATACGCCTGGCTGGGAGGCGGAACGACACTTGCCGAGTACCGGAACCGCGGCGCGCAAAAGGCGCTGATCAATGCTCGATTGAACGAGGGTCTCGCGCAGGGCGTTTCTCATTTTGCCGTGGAGACGGCCGAGCCTCAGGAAGGTCAGCCGAATATCTCCTACGCCAACCTGACGAAGGCAGGCTTCACGCCATCCTATATCCGCCAGAACTATCTCCTGCCGAATTAA
- a CDS encoding carbohydrate ABC transporter permease translates to MIAPFLIAYATVFAYPVYKMFALSFTDAPLVGEGQWVGFDNYIRLFHQKLFYTSVWNTGYFVVLTVIPNTLIGLGLALMVVRLKGWMQSLILVLFFIPYILPVSVVTQIWKWVLDQQFGIAQFIIEAFTGGRVSVFRDPIWAMPMVALVTVWWTNGFNLLLFIAGLRNIPHDYYEAAMLDGATRWQCFKRITWPLIWPVTALVLTLQLILQLKIFDQVYLLTEGGPFNSTYVLLQLVYREAFRSNHGGLGSAVAVILFVIIVVVSVLQYQLLRVRER, encoded by the coding sequence TACAAAATGTTTGCCTTGAGCTTTACCGACGCCCCGCTCGTCGGCGAGGGTCAATGGGTGGGCTTTGACAATTATATCAGGCTTTTCCACCAGAAGCTCTTCTACACCTCGGTCTGGAACACAGGCTATTTCGTCGTGCTGACGGTCATCCCGAATACACTGATCGGACTTGGGCTTGCGCTGATGGTCGTACGCCTGAAAGGCTGGATGCAGAGCCTGATACTCGTGCTCTTCTTCATCCCCTATATTCTTCCGGTCTCCGTTGTCACCCAGATCTGGAAATGGGTGCTCGACCAGCAATTCGGGATCGCGCAATTCATCATCGAAGCCTTCACCGGCGGACGGGTCAGTGTCTTCCGTGATCCGATCTGGGCGATGCCGATGGTGGCGCTCGTGACCGTCTGGTGGACCAACGGCTTCAACCTGCTGCTCTTCATCGCCGGCCTGCGCAACATTCCCCACGATTATTACGAGGCGGCGATGCTCGATGGCGCGACGCGATGGCAATGCTTCAAGCGCATCACCTGGCCGCTGATCTGGCCGGTGACCGCGCTGGTGCTGACATTGCAGCTCATCCTGCAGCTCAAGATCTTCGACCAGGTCTATCTCTTGACCGAGGGCGGACCGTTCAATTCCACCTATGTGCTCTTGCAGCTTGTCTATCGCGAAGCTTTCCGGTCGAACCATGGCGGTCTTGGCTCGGCAGTCGCGGTGATCCTGTTTGTCATTATTGTCGTCGTTTCGGTGCTGCAATATCAGCTCCTGCGCGTGAGGGAGCGCTGA
- a CDS encoding carbohydrate ABC transporter permease, with amino-acid sequence MPGKTIGNALLLILTLVIACTWAFPIYWAIVTSIKPEQDVVNKTTLFPDVFNFSAYYYALFETKLSTWYLNSIVTSVTVTVVVILISVMCAYALSQIVFPGRKLLYGIILASFMVPSQALVISQFVLMHKLNLINTWGGIILPQLIVPVVVIVYKQFFDSVPKELREAAKLDGCGEFQILFKLYLPLNWGITTALAIITYIMAWNAFLWPFLVTNSDDMMTITVGITQTRDAFGVKYARDMAVAILAAMPVAVAYLLFQKRVTQALMLSSGIKG; translated from the coding sequence ATGCCCGGCAAGACAATCGGCAACGCGCTGCTTCTGATCCTCACGCTAGTGATCGCCTGCACCTGGGCTTTCCCGATCTATTGGGCGATCGTGACATCCATCAAGCCGGAACAGGACGTGGTCAACAAGACGACCCTTTTCCCTGACGTCTTCAATTTCTCGGCCTACTACTACGCGCTCTTCGAGACGAAGCTTTCGACCTGGTATTTGAACTCCATCGTCACCTCGGTGACGGTGACCGTTGTCGTCATCCTGATCAGCGTCATGTGCGCCTATGCGCTGTCGCAGATCGTCTTTCCCGGCCGCAAGCTTCTTTACGGCATCATTCTGGCAAGCTTCATGGTGCCCTCGCAGGCGCTGGTGATTTCGCAGTTCGTGCTGATGCACAAGCTGAATCTCATCAATACCTGGGGCGGCATCATCCTGCCGCAGCTGATCGTGCCCGTGGTCGTCATCGTCTACAAGCAGTTCTTCGATTCCGTGCCGAAGGAACTGCGCGAGGCGGCCAAACTCGATGGCTGCGGCGAATTCCAGATCCTGTTCAAGCTCTATCTGCCGCTGAACTGGGGGATTACCACAGCACTGGCCATCATCACCTATATCATGGCGTGGAACGCCTTTCTCTGGCCGTTCCTCGTGACCAACTCCGACGACATGATGACGATCACGGTCGGCATTACCCAGACGAGAGATGCCTTCGGCGTCAAATATGCACGCGATATGGCGGTTGCCATTCTGGCTGCCATGCCGGTCGCCGTCGCCTATCTCTTGTTCCAGAAACGCGTAACGCAGGCCCTGATGCTGTCATCCGGCATCAAAGGATAA